The sequence AAAACTCAGTCGTCTGCATTTAATTGGTTTTTGCAGCCATTTGCCTTTTGCTGGTAAGTATTTGCAACTTTATTTAACAGCTTATTATGCGCGTGAATGGGGTAATCTTATTGGGCAAGGAGTAGAAATGGCTCAGATAGTTAGATTGATGCAAGATCAAAAGTCACAGCTTTTTAGAGAAATTGGCTATGATATGGAGAAGGCCTTGCTATCAGGTCAAGAGTTTCATCAAAAAGTTTTAGATTATCCTTTCTTTTTAAAAGAACTCAGTCTTATGATTGAATATGGAGAAGTAAAGTCAAAATTGGGAAATGAATTGGAAATTTATGCTGAGGAAACATGGGAACACTTTTTTGCGAAGTTAAAAAAAGCAACACAGTTTGTTCAGCCACTCATCTTTGTTTTTGTAGCTATTGTTATTGTTATGATTTATGCAGCCATGCTTTTGCCAATTTATCAGAATATGGAGGTTAATTTATAATGAAAAAGATCAAGAGAGTCTGTGTACGAGCTTTTACGCTTATTGAAATGTTAGTAGTCCTTCTCATTATTAGTATTCTTTTACTATTGTTTGTTCCTAATTTAACTAAGCAAAAAGATAAGGTCAAAGATACTGGCGGTTCTGCCGTGGTTAAAGTTGTAGAAAGTCAGGCTGAGCTTTATGAACTTAATAAAACCGATTCTGCTACTCTTTCTAAATTAGTAGCTAGTGGTGATATTACACAAGAACAGGCAAATTCATACAAGGATTACTATGCAAAACACCCAAGTAAAACACGGCATGTCGCGAATTAAAGCTTTTACGCTTATAGAAAGTTTAGTGACTTTGGCAATTACTAGTTTTTTGATTTTAAGCTTTTCAGGTGGTATAATTCAAACGTTTGCCAAAGTAGAAGAGCGTCTCTTTTTTCTTTCTTTTGAACATCTTTACCGTGACACGCAAAAACTTAGTGTTTATCAAAGACAAGATATGACTTTAATATTAAAAAGCGAATATATCTCAAATGGTGTTGAAAGACTTAAAATCCCTAAGAATGTTAAACTAGAGAGGAATGAAACTTTGCACTTTGATCAGGCAGGAGGAAATTCTTCTTTAGAAAAACTTGTTTTTCAAACATCTGATGAAAAAAGAGTTACTTATCAATTATATATAGGAAGTGGTCAGTATAAAAAAACAGAAAGTTAAAGCTTATATTCTTCTAGAAAGTTTAGTTGCTTTGGGGCTTTTCGTAGCCATCACAACTTTAATTCTTACTCAGTTGAGTCATCATCAGGAAAGGACAGCTAAAAATATACAAAAACAGGAAATATTGAATTTAGCAATAATGGCTCTTCAAACTCAGCAAGATCATTTAAGTTTCAATGGCGTCAGTGTTACAGTTATTAAAAATCAAGGAGAAACTATAGTTTATCATGATCATGAGGAGGTTATCAATCTTGTTAAAAAGTAAATTGAAAGCTTTCACACTTTTAGAGTGTCTTCTTGCTTTGCTTGTAATTGCTGGTAGTGTATCTGTTTATAATGGTCTAACTAAAGCTATTAGTAGTAATATTCATTATTTATCAGAAAATCAAGAGGATGCTTGGTTACTTTTTTGTCAGCAATTTCGGTCTGAACTTGAAGGAACGACTTTGCAAAAATTAGATAGCAATAAGCTTTATATTCAAAAAAATAATCAAAGTTTAGCATTTGGTAAATCAAAAGTAAGTGATTTTAGAAAAACTAACAGTGATGGACGTGGTTATCAGCCTATGTTGATGGGGATCAAAGCTGCTAATTTTAGTCAATCAGGAAAAATTATTAAATTAGACGTTACTTTCAAAGATGGTTTAGAGAGGACTTTTGTTTATGCTTTTCATGAAAAAAATTAAAGCAGGTGTACTTCTATATGCTCTGTTTATGTCAGCAATTTTTAGTCTTTTCTTACAGTTTTATCTTAATCGTGTTATAGCAACTGAGAGACAAAATCAGGCACAATTATCGGCCAGTAAAGCTTATCTTATAGCAGATCTAACTCAAGATTTGGCCAAAGACAACTCTGGGCAGTTGATTTTTAATCACGGAAGGTCTAGTTATCATAAACAGGAAGGGGAACTTCTGATAAAAGTCCATTTGACAGATGGTCAGTCCTACCAATATCGTTTTAACTGTGTAACAGAAAATAAGGAAAAAAGAAAATTTAGTGTGGCTAATAAAACTTTTACTGAATCTATAGAAAAACGTCATTTGCAAAAATAGTTACTGCCTTTGCGACTTTAAGTCATTTTTGATATGATAATCGTGGAGGAAATCATGGATTTTGAAAAAATAGAAGCAGCCTATAACTTACTGTTAGACAATTGCCAAAAGCTGGAAACTCAACTTCATACTCACCTTTATGATGCCTTAATTGAGCAAAATGCTTGCTATCTAGGTGCTGAAGGTGCTGATGATTTTATTAAAGAAAATAATAATAAACTGCGTCAGCTTAATCTAAGTAAAGAGGAGTGGCGTCGTAGCTTTCAATTTATTTTATTAAGGCTACTCAAAGTCAGCAATTACAGTCAAATCACCAGTTTACACCAGATAGCATTGGCTTTATTATTCTTTATTTATTGGAAGGTTTAACAAATAAGAGTCAGTTAGACATCATTGAAATTGGTTCTGGGACAGGAAATCTTGCAGAGACTATTGTGAATAACAGTTCAAAAAGCATTGATTATATGGGGATTGAGGTTGACGATCTGTTAATTGATTTATCAGCAAGTATTGCCGATGTATTGGATTCTTCTGTGCATTTTGTTCAGGAAGATGCAGTGCGGCCACAGATTTTAAAAGAAAGTGATGTCATTATCAGTGATCTGCCAGTTGGTTTTTATCCCAATGATAAAATTGCTCAGCGTTATCAGGTCGCAGCCAAGTTAGGACATACTTATGCGCATCATCTTTTGATGGAACAATCGCTTAAGTATTTAAAAAAAGAGGGGCTTGCTATTTTTTTAGCGCCAGTGGATCTTTTAACTAGTGAGCAGAGTCCTCTGCTTAAAAAATGGTTACAGAACAATGTAACTATTTTAGCCGTTATTTCTTTACCTGAGGCAATTTTTAA comes from Streptococcus troglodytae and encodes:
- the comGC gene encoding competence type IV pilus major pilin ComGC, whose protein sequence is MKKIKRVCVRAFTLIEMLVVLLIISILLLLFVPNLTKQKDKVKDTGGSAVVKVVESQAELYELNKTDSATLSKLVASGDITQEQANSYKDYYAKHPSKTRHVAN
- the comGD gene encoding competence type IV pilus minor pilin ComGD, coding for MSRIKAFTLIESLVTLAITSFLILSFSGGIIQTFAKVEERLFFLSFEHLYRDTQKLSVYQRQDMTLILKSEYISNGVERLKIPKNVKLERNETLHFDQAGGNSSLEKLVFQTSDEKRVTYQLYIGSGQYKKTES
- the comGE gene encoding competence type IV pilus minor pilin ComGE, which codes for MVSIKKQKVKAYILLESLVALGLFVAITTLILTQLSHHQERTAKNIQKQEILNLAIMALQTQQDHLSFNGVSVTVIKNQGETIVYHDHEEVINLVKK
- the comGF gene encoding competence type IV pilus minor pilin ComGF, whose amino-acid sequence is MLKSKLKAFTLLECLLALLVIAGSVSVYNGLTKAISSNIHYLSENQEDAWLLFCQQFRSELEGTTLQKLDSNKLYIQKNNQSLAFGKSKVSDFRKTNSDGRGYQPMLMGIKAANFSQSGKIIKLDVTFKDGLERTFVYAFHEKN
- the comGG gene encoding competence type IV pilus minor pilin ComGG, which encodes MLFMKKIKAGVLLYALFMSAIFSLFLQFYLNRVIATERQNQAQLSASKAYLIADLTQDLAKDNSGQLIFNHGRSSYHKQEGELLIKVHLTDGQSYQYRFNCVTENKEKRKFSVANKTFTESIEKRHLQK